One Mycolicibacterium sp. ND9-15 genomic window, GAAGCCGGTGCCGATGATCAGGGCGCGGGTGTACACCGGTTGTTGGGCGGTGGTGTCGTCGGCCGTCTGCTCGGCAACCGTCATGGTGGTCTCCCCTGCTTTCCGTATGGGCCGTTCCTGGGAACGCCGGTACCGGGTACTTGTCAGTGTCCGGCGCGGAAGGCGACGTGTCAACGCGCCGTCAGGCGACGGGCTGCTGCTTGCGAACCGCGGTGTGAATCGGCTGGTCGGGGTCGATCTGGATACCCAGCAATTCGGCCGTGCCGTTGATCGCACCCACCATGATCGTGGTCATGTGCGCGATGAACTGGTCGGTGGGCATACGGCGAGGTCCGTCGTCGGCGGCGCTCAGCCACCAGTCCGTCGCGGACGCCGCGGTACCGAAGATCGCGAACGCGGCGAGCTCGAAGGCGGCAGGATCGGGTGCCAGGTCCTTGAGTTCCGCGCTGAACATGTCCGCGACGGCCAAGGTGATCTCACTGCCCTTGTTGACCGTCGTCATCGCGGCGGCCGACTTGTCGGCGAACCGTCCCCGCAGCAGGAACCGCACCACGTTCGGATGCTCTTCCACCAGATCGACGTAGTGCGCGACGCCGCGGCCGACGATCTGGCGCGCTGAGTCGTTCTCCACATCGATCGACGGGATGATCGCCGCCCACAACATGTCGCGCATGCGCTGGCCGATCTCACCGAACATGTCCGACTTGTCGGTGAAGTGGCGATAGATCTTGGGTTTGGCGGTGCCGGCCTCCTCGGCGATCTCGCGCACACTGACATAGGGGCCGAGGCGGTCGATGGCGCGGAAGGCGGCGTCGACGATCTCGGCGCGCACCTTCTTGCGGTGCTCACGCCAGCGTTCGCTGCGGGCGTCCACCTTGGCACCCGGCTCACCACTCGAGCGTGGCCTCGACCCTCGTCGCACCCGGCTACTCTACCGCTCAGGCGCTGCTGACCTGCTCAGACCATGCAGCACCGTATTTCGCGCGGCATCGGCGAGGCAGCTCCGTCCAGCGAGGAAGCCGTGCCGGCGCGAGTACTATCGCTGCGACAACCGTTTGACGAGATGAGTTTCATGACGCAGCGATACGACCTGATCATCGCGGGTGGCGGACCCTCGGGCTCAGCCGCCGCGTGGCAGGCTGCTCAGACCGGCGCGAAGGTCGTGATGCTGGACAAGGCCGAGTTCCCGCGCGACAAGCCGTGCGGCGACGGCCTGACCGCCCGCGCGGTGAGCTATCTGCAGAAGATGGGGCTGGCCGACGAGGTCGCCACCTTTCATCGCGTCAACCGTGTCACGGTGTTCAGCCCCAGCCGGTGGGAGCTGTCGTTCCCGCGCCGCCCGGGTATGCCCGACCACGGCCACACCGTCAGCCGCACACATCTGGATACGGTGCTGCTCAAGCATGCCGAATCCGCGGGCGCCGAGGTGCGCCAAGGCGCGGAGGTGACCGGGCCGATCGTGGAGAACGGCCGGGTGGTCGGCGTGACGCTCAAGGGTGGCGAGAAGGTCCACGGGGACGCGGTGATCGCGGCCGACGGCGCCTACTCCCCCATCAAACGGGCGCTCAAGATCGACTCGGAGTACAACGGTTACTCGGCGATCGCGATCCGTTCGGAGATGCCCGCCAACCGCCCCGACTCCGACAGCCTGGACATCTATCTGAAGTTGGTGTTCGAGGGCGACCAGCTGCCGGGCTACGCGTGGGTGTTCCCGATGGGTCACGGCGTTTTCAACATCGGACTGGGCTACGTCAACAGCTACAAGAACTGGCAGTCGATCAACGCGACGAAGTTCCTCGGCGATTTTCTGCGCACGCTTCCCCCGGAATGGGAGCTGCCGCCGATCGAGGAGCTCAAGAAGAACAAAAGCGTACGAGCCTGGCGCCTGCCGATGGGTTTCACCGCGTGGCCGCCGTGGCGACCGGGCGTCTTGTTCACCGGCGACGCACTGGGCGCGGGCAAGCCCGCCTCGGGCGCGGGAATCTCCAAGGCGCTGGAATCCGGTTTGGCCGCAGGTGAATGCGCGATCGCGGCACTACTGAACGGTGGGCCCGACGACTTCACGAACTACGCGCAGCGCATGGAGGCGGCGTGGGGCCGGGAGTACCGGCGAGGACGCTACATGCACAAACTGATCGGGTATCCGAAGTTGGCCGACGCCGGCGTCAAGCTGATCGACAACGCGGCGTTCCGCGACCGGATGCTCAAGGCGCTGTACAAGAAGGCCCAAGGCCCGCAGCACACCGTCAAGTGACACCGCCGGCCGGGGCGTTGTCAGCGACCAGTCGTCACAACATGCAGCTGACGCAGTTTTCCACCTCGGTCCCTTGTAGAGCCATCTGCCGCAGACGGATGTAATACAGCGTCTTGATTCCCTTGCGCCAGGCGTAGATCTGCGCCTTGTTCACATCGCGCGTGGTGGCCGTGTCCTTGAAGAACAGCGTCAGGCTCAAGCCTTGATCCACATGCTGGGTCGCTGCGGCGTAGGTGTCGATGACCTTTTCGTAGCCGATCTCGTACGCGTCCTGGTAGTACTCCAGGTTGTCGTTGGTCATGTACGGCGCCGGGTAATAGACGCGTCCGATCTTGCCTTCCTTGCGGATCTCGACCTTGCTCGCGATCGGGTGGATCGAGCTGGTCGAGTGGTTGATGTAGGAGATCGAACCCGTCGGCGGCACCGCCTGCAAATTCTGGTTGTAGATGCCATGCTGCTGCACCGACTCCTTGAGCCGCGTCCAGTCCTCCTGATCGGGGATGCGAATGCCGGCGTCGGCGAAGAGCTGACGGACCTTGTCGGTCTTGGGCTCCCACACCTGCTCGGTGTACTTGTCGAAGAACTCCCCCGACGCGTACTTCGACTTCTCGAAGCCCTTGAACGCCGTACCCCGTTCGATCGCAATGCGGTTCGACGCCCGCAGCGCGTGGTACAGCACGGTATAGAAGTAGATGTTCGTGAAGTCGACGCCCTCCTCGGACCCGTAGAAGATCCGCTCGCGGGCCAGGTATCCGTGCAGGTTCATCTGCCCGAGGCCGATCGCGTGAGAGTCGTTGTTGCCCTGCTCGATCGACGGCACCGACGTGATGTGGGTCTGGTCGCTCACCGCCGTGAGCGCGCGGATGGCCACCTCGATCGTCTGCCCAAAGTCCGGCGAGTCCATCGCCTTGGCGATGTTCAGTGACCCCAGATTGCACGAGATGTCCTTGCCGATCTTCTTGTACGACAAGTCCTCGTTGAACTCCGAGGGGGTCGACACCTGCAGGATCTCCGAGCACAGGTTCGAATGGGTGATCTTGCCGTCGATCGGGTTCGACCGGTTCACCGTGTCCTCGAACATGATGTACGGGTAGCCCGACTCGAACTGCAACTCGGCCAGTGTCTGGAAGAACTCGCGCGCCTTGATTTTCG contains:
- the nrdE gene encoding class 1b ribonucleoside-diphosphate reductase subunit alpha; this translates as MPGETDYHALNAMLNLYDADGKIQFDKDVLAAREYFLQHVNQNTVFFHNQDEKLDYLIQKDYYEREVLDQYSRNFVKTLLDRAYAKKFRFPTFLGAFKYYTSYTLKTFDGKRYLERFEDRVVMVALTLAAGDTALAEKLVDEIIDGRFQPATPTFLNSGKKQRGEPVSCFLLRIEDNMESIGRSINSALQLSKRGGGVALLLTNIREHGAPIKNIENQSSGVIPIMKLLEDSFSYANQLGARQGAGAVYLHAHHPDIYRFLDTKRENADEKIRIKTLSLGVVIPDITFELAKKNEDMYLFSPYDVERVYGVPFADISVTEKYYEMVDDARIRKTKIKAREFFQTLAELQFESGYPYIMFEDTVNRSNPIDGKITHSNLCSEILQVSTPSEFNEDLSYKKIGKDISCNLGSLNIAKAMDSPDFGQTIEVAIRALTAVSDQTHITSVPSIEQGNNDSHAIGLGQMNLHGYLARERIFYGSEEGVDFTNIYFYTVLYHALRASNRIAIERGTAFKGFEKSKYASGEFFDKYTEQVWEPKTDKVRQLFADAGIRIPDQEDWTRLKESVQQHGIYNQNLQAVPPTGSISYINHSTSSIHPIASKVEIRKEGKIGRVYYPAPYMTNDNLEYYQDAYEIGYEKVIDTYAAATQHVDQGLSLTLFFKDTATTRDVNKAQIYAWRKGIKTLYYIRLRQMALQGTEVENCVSCML
- a CDS encoding TetR/AcrR family transcriptional regulator — protein: MRRGSRPRSSGEPGAKVDARSERWREHRKKVRAEIVDAAFRAIDRLGPYVSVREIAEEAGTAKPKIYRHFTDKSDMFGEIGQRMRDMLWAAIIPSIDVENDSARQIVGRGVAHYVDLVEEHPNVVRFLLRGRFADKSAAAMTTVNKGSEITLAVADMFSAELKDLAPDPAAFELAAFAIFGTAASATDWWLSAADDGPRRMPTDQFIAHMTTIMVGAINGTAELLGIQIDPDQPIHTAVRKQQPVA
- a CDS encoding NAD(P)/FAD-dependent oxidoreductase; the encoded protein is MTQRYDLIIAGGGPSGSAAAWQAAQTGAKVVMLDKAEFPRDKPCGDGLTARAVSYLQKMGLADEVATFHRVNRVTVFSPSRWELSFPRRPGMPDHGHTVSRTHLDTVLLKHAESAGAEVRQGAEVTGPIVENGRVVGVTLKGGEKVHGDAVIAADGAYSPIKRALKIDSEYNGYSAIAIRSEMPANRPDSDSLDIYLKLVFEGDQLPGYAWVFPMGHGVFNIGLGYVNSYKNWQSINATKFLGDFLRTLPPEWELPPIEELKKNKSVRAWRLPMGFTAWPPWRPGVLFTGDALGAGKPASGAGISKALESGLAAGECAIAALLNGGPDDFTNYAQRMEAAWGREYRRGRYMHKLIGYPKLADAGVKLIDNAAFRDRMLKALYKKAQGPQHTVK